The genomic interval AAGACCTTCGTTTGAATCCAACCCGATATATAAATGTATCGGTCTTTGGAAAAAAAGGAACTTCCTATACAGCACCGGTAGAAGATCCCACCATGAAAAAATAATGAATTCTTAAACTTAAATGCTCTCAAATATATATTAGTTCGTTAGCTAAATCAATTTTCCAATTTTTTTACATTATAGTCATTCTGCAAAATACTCCTATATTTTTATCATTGGCATAAGAACTCCTTTTCCATCTGTCAATAAAAAGATACCGCAGGTCAATTGAAGCCTCCTGTTTTGACTCTTGTAAGCTAAATATTTACTTAACTTTACCTTACATGAAGGAAAGCAGACACCCATTAACAATTTACTTCTTTAAGTTTGTTTTGCTTTCAACGGTATTTTTTCCGAGTCTTGCGAAATCGCAAAATAATAGCTTAAATTTTCAACATCTTACTATTGAAAATGGTTTGTCCGACAATTCCGTAAATTGCATAACACAAGATAACGAAGGGTATATTTGGATCGGTACAGAGTTTGGTTTAAATAAGTATAATGCGTATTCTTCGAAAATTTTTCATCCAGACAAATTAGATTCAGACCTCAATGGTACAAGTCGGATAATATGTGCGTTTAGGGACCAAAAAGGGCGATTATGGTTTGGTGGAAATGGACTCATACTTTGTTATCCAAAAGAAGAGAAATTTATTAAATATCAGTTCGAAAAAGATAATCCAAACAGTCTGAATCATAATGATGTATTCTCGATTATAGAGGATGAATTCAACGACATCTGGATCGGAACAAGATTGGGATTAGCCAAATATAACGAATCTACAAATTCCTTTACCAGATTCATGCATGATACTATTGGAACTGCCACTGAAGTACATGGGCGAAATCGAATTATTGATATGTTTGCCGATAGCCGGGGTAGTCTTTGGATGACTACTTTAATGGGAATCTATCAATTTTCGCTTAAGAAGCACACATTTAAGGAATTTTTGCTGAATAAAAAGCAACGGAATTCCCACAATGCAAATCAATGTACATTTATGACACTTGATAAAAATGGTAGCATTTGGGTTAATTTTTACGCTCAGGGCATTTATAAATTGGATACCTCCACATATCAATTCACACCTTTAAATTTACCTAATATAGAATTCCAGAATGCAACTAAACGAATCGAATTCATAAGGTGCGATTCAAAAGGAAATATTTGGATTGCAAGCACTTTCAATGGTCTGTTATACTTTGATGCCATTACCAAAAACTGGAAACAATACAAACATGATATCTATAATTCAAAAAGTCTTGCCGATAACAAGACAACAACATTTTTTGAAGATTATTCTGGAATGCTATGGATCGGCACTTCAAGTCGAGGTGCGGATCGATTAAGTATGCGGTCAGAAAAATTTACAAAATATATACTTCAACCTGGAAAAACAAACTCCCTCTGTGAAAATGACATCACGAGTGCTTGTGAAGACAAAAATGCAAATCTCTGGATTGGAAGTAAAAATGGCCTTATGTATTTTAATAGAGCCCAAAATTCATTCACATGTTTTAAGCACGACCATAAAAATGTAAACTCAATATCTGATAACTATATAAATTCCATTGCAATTGATAGCTTAAATAATATTTGGGTTGCAACCGACTATGGTGTTAATTACTATAAACCGAAAATAAATAAATGGAAAAGATATTTTTACAATGAATCTAACCCAAATTCTTTACCCGGCAGAACTGCTTATGGACTTACCATTAGAAAAAACGGCGAAGTCTGGATAAACACCAATAGCTTAGTATGCCGTTATCAACCTAGCACTGATAATTTTGAAAACAGGTATAATAATAACATCATCGAAGATTTACCTCATGCATTTTACTCGACGATTTTTGAAGATAGTAAAAATACGATGTGGCTATCTACGACTCGATCAGGAATACTGAATGTAAATGATTCCTTTCATAAAATTCATGCATATATTAATTCAAGTATTTTTAATGCAAATACTGTTCATCAATTTGCTGAAGACTATTTAGGAAATATTTGGATGGCATCTAATAAAGGATTATATTATTGGAAAAGATCAAGTGCCACATTTCATAAATTGATAAGCAATCATGATATTTTAAATGGCGAAATAAAATCTGTTATTATTCCAAACAAAGAAACGCTATGGGTCAGTACCTTAAAAGGTTTAGTGCAAATTAAATTAACAAATACAAATGAAGTAAAACAAATTAAAACATTTACAATTTATGATGGACTTCAAAGTATTGCTTTTAATTCATCTGCTGCATTTCAACTAAGTTCCGGAGAACTATTTTTTGGTGGAATCAATGGATTCAACATATTTAAACAAGATTCAATCTTCTACAATACCTATATTCCCCCAATTTTGCTTTCTTCGTTTAAAGTATTTAATCAAGAAATAAAAATTACAAGAAAAGATCACATTCCAACATCCATTACTTTAAATTATAAACAAAATTTCTTTTCCTTTGAAATGAATGCCCTAAATTATGATTCCCCGGAAAAGAATCAATATGCATATCAATTAAAAGGATTTGACAAAGAAATGAATTTTGCAGGAACCAATAGAATTGCATATTATACCAACGTGCCTCCTGGCAATTATTCACTTTATATTACGGCTTCTAACAATGATGACTTGTGGAATCAAGCCGGAACTACCATCAATATTATAATCACCCCACCATTTTGGCAAACCAATTGGTTTCGTGCTTTCATGCTATTTCTAGTTGGTCTGTGTGCTTATTTACTATATTCATTCCGTATCCGTCATATTAAAAATCTAGAAAAAAATAAAACTGAAATAAACAAACAAATTGCCGAAGCACGTTTAACTGCCTTACGGGCACAAATGAATCCGCATTTCATTTTTAATTCGTTAAATTCAATTCAACAACTTATCTCGGAATCAGAAAAAGAGAAT from Saprospiraceae bacterium carries:
- a CDS encoding histidine kinase, whose protein sequence is MKESRHPLTIYFFKFVLLSTVFFPSLAKSQNNSLNFQHLTIENGLSDNSVNCITQDNEGYIWIGTEFGLNKYNAYSSKIFHPDKLDSDLNGTSRIICAFRDQKGRLWFGGNGLILCYPKEEKFIKYQFEKDNPNSLNHNDVFSIIEDEFNDIWIGTRLGLAKYNESTNSFTRFMHDTIGTATEVHGRNRIIDMFADSRGSLWMTTLMGIYQFSLKKHTFKEFLLNKKQRNSHNANQCTFMTLDKNGSIWVNFYAQGIYKLDTSTYQFTPLNLPNIEFQNATKRIEFIRCDSKGNIWIASTFNGLLYFDAITKNWKQYKHDIYNSKSLADNKTTTFFEDYSGMLWIGTSSRGADRLSMRSEKFTKYILQPGKTNSLCENDITSACEDKNANLWIGSKNGLMYFNRAQNSFTCFKHDHKNVNSISDNYINSIAIDSLNNIWVATDYGVNYYKPKINKWKRYFYNESNPNSLPGRTAYGLTIRKNGEVWINTNSLVCRYQPSTDNFENRYNNNIIEDLPHAFYSTIFEDSKNTMWLSTTRSGILNVNDSFHKIHAYINSSIFNANTVHQFAEDYLGNIWMASNKGLYYWKRSSATFHKLISNHDILNGEIKSVIIPNKETLWVSTLKGLVQIKLTNTNEVKQIKTFTIYDGLQSIAFNSSAAFQLSSGELFFGGINGFNIFKQDSIFYNTYIPPILLSSFKVFNQEIKITRKDHIPTSITLNYKQNFFSFEMNALNYDSPEKNQYAYQLKGFDKEMNFAGTNRIAYYTNVPPGNYSLYITASNNDDLWNQAGTTINIIITPPFWQTNWFRAFMLFLVGLCAYLLYSFRIRHIKNLEKNKTEINKQIAEARLTALRAQMNPHFIFNSLNSIQQLISESEKENALKYLSKFSKLIRIVLQNSNKHSNFISNELNLLELYLELEILRFSNRFTYQFKIDPEINIHTIEIPSMLIQPYVENAVVHGLLNKNNSGHLQIVLTKNENKIYCIIEDNGIGRAAASIINNKKKGRHESLGLQVTNDRVHMIEKISNKKVSVSITDLLDANGNGIGTKVTIEIPIEL